In the genome of Oscarella lobularis chromosome 1, ooOscLobu1.1, whole genome shotgun sequence, one region contains:
- the LOC136197087 gene encoding protein Jade-1-like isoform X2, protein MSSGTRDSLMLTPVTENGKKPAEVFRKDFISAMKLSDAHLLPRSDYFLLTDPWKLEWERGVQVCVNEDSLPQKGKLKRKIGPFVESAAAKKCRGVGEFKMPKNKLKWKAKLFKSSTPTYDIDVTDASWLRRKPEISHETFERAMTALEINCHKNLIDTIATEEELGIEYDASVVCDVCREPDSEDGNEMIFCDSCNVCVHQACYGVRVIPEGNWLCRPCANFQSDPHCVLCPNSGGAFKPIKFKRQWCHVSCALWIPEVGVGNVDRMEPITKIEMIPPSRWNLVCVLCKERSGACIQCSVKSCTTSYHVTCAMKKGLAMKTVLIPGAEPPGNCVEHISHCPKHSSSSSPSSSSPSSSSSQSSQIENEDTNIRKTRLQCLQEKFYDLVSIDDIKKATFVSDDVATSLLTYWKLKRIATKHPLLELPDPQKEADKRKKRNQREIHPGVSDSFRATLEQEDKIDLEKFLTLRTDMEKARNLTYMLVRRERVKRSLSKSRQAVIVKQSEIACREAQRREEEEAIAAAAAAAAAAAAAAAEAAAAAAETLKLPPPGKGKRRRRRRRRRHTSGGGGNVSSAAKIVCRHESLPPRDPLEATLSEDEEDHEVTIKSRPSCAHIPEAARRLRDSSLAAGALARGHTWTSLKAITARLELKQSCILEENRESEPSIDFSDVLDSVSEETANPLSSWMTALEKAFDEYKDSIIPTNSEVSTKILYCLEDELERLLRYTFPKQAGPLLRKFRLKKERLRRRKLFDDPVTSVYNRTSSLDSPPSGDSSGEVVMAASSPRRKVSRPRNRHKL, encoded by the exons ATGTCGTCTGGGACGCGCGACTCGCTCATGTTGACGCCCGTGACAGAGAACGGCAAAAAGCCGGCGGAg GTTTTCCGCAAGGACTTTATTAGCGCAATGAAACTATCTGATGCACACTTGCTACCACGAAGTGACTATTTCCTTCTCACTGATCCATGGAAACTTGAATGGGAAAGAGGCGTTCAG GTGTGCGTCAATGAAGACAGTCTTCCACAGAAAGG aaaactaaaaaggaaaattgGACCTTTTGTTgaatccgccgccgccaaaaAATGCAGGGGCGTGGGCgaatttaaaat GCCAAAGAACAAATTAAAATGGAAAGCCAAACTATTCAAGTCCTCTACGCCCACCTATgatattgacgtcacagacgCCTCTTGGCTTAGAAGAAAAC CTGAAATCAGCCATGAAACATTCGAAAGAGCAATGACAGCTTTAGAGATAAac TGTCACAAGAACTTGATTGATACAATTGCAACGGAAGAGGAACTTGGCATAGAATACGATGCCAGCGTTGTATGTGACGTATGCAGAGAG CCGGACAGTGAAGATGGCAATGAAATGATCTTCTGTGACTCCTGCAATGTTTGCGTTCATCAG gcgtGCTATGGGGTTCGTGTTATCCCTGAAGGCAATTGGCTTTGTCGTCCCTGTGCCAATTTTCAATCTGATCCTCATTGTGTTTTGTGTCCCAATTCAGGCGGCGCTTTTAAGCCAATCAA ATTTAAACGTCAATGGTGTCACGTGAGTTGTGCACTATGGATCCCGGAAGTGGGCGTGGGCAACGTGGACAGAATGGAACCCATaacaaaaattgaaatgaTTCCA CCAAGTCGCTGGAATCTCGTCTGTGTCTTGTGCAAAGAACGCAGTGGAGCGTGCATACAGTGCTCCGTCAAGAGCTGTACCACGTCATACCACGTAACGTGCGCTATGAAGAAAGGACTCGCCATGAAGACGGTTTTAATTCCGGGAGCAGAACCACCCGGAAATTGCGTTGAACACATT tctCACTGTCCTAAAcattcatcatcatcatcaccatcatcttcttctccttcttcttcttccagcCAATCATcacaaattgaaaatgaagatACAAATATCAGAAAGACAAG ACTTCAGTGTTTGCAGGAAAAGTTCTACGATTTAGTTTCTATTGATGACATCAAAAAGGCTACTTTTGTGTCCGATGACGTTGCAACGTCACTCCTCACTTATTGGAAGCTAAAACGAATT GCTACAAAACATCCTCTTCTCGAACTTCCGGATCCTCAAAAGGAAGCcgacaaaagaaagaaacgaaatcaG AGGGAAATTCATCCGGGCGTGTCGGATTCTTTCCGCGCCACTCTCGAACAAGAAGACAAAATCGATTTGGAGAAATTTCTCACGCTGAGAACAGACATGGAAAAA GCTCGCAATCTTACGTACATGTTGGTTCGACGCGAAAGAGTCAAACGTTCCTTGTCCAAATCACGCCAAGCCGTCATTGTCAAGCAAAGTGAAATTGCGTGTAGAGAAGCTCAAAGAagggaggaagaggaagcgattgctgccgccgccgccgccgctgcagccgccgccgcagcagcCGCAGAGGCTGCAGCCGCCGCAGCCGAAACACTCAAACTTCCGCCGCctggaaaaggaaaacgacgacggcgacgacggcgacgacggcacacaagcggcggaggcggaaaTGTATCCTCCGCTGCTAAAATTGTCTGTCGTCACGAATCCCTTCCACCACGTGATCCACTTGAAGCGACACTtagtgaagacgaagaagatcaTGAAGTGACAATAAAGAGTCGTCCTAGTTGTGCACACATTCCTGAAGCAGCGCGACGTTTGAGAGACTCTTCTCTCGCCGCAG GTGCGTTGGCCAGAGGACACACGTGGACGTCATTGAAAGCAATCACAGCTCGACTAGAATTAAAACAGTCGTGTATTTTGGAGGAGAATAGGGAAT CTGAGCCTTCAATTGATTTCTCAGACGTCCTA GACTCCGTGTCCGAAGAAACAGCCAATCCGCTCTCATCATGGATGACAGCTCTAGAAAAG GCATTCGACGAATACAAAGACTCCATTATTCCCACAAATTCAGAAGTTTCCACGAAGATTCTCTACTGCCTCGAAG atGAACTGGAACGCCTGTTGCGCTACACGTTCCCCAAGCAAGCGGGTCCCCTTCTGCGTAAATTTCGTCTAAAGAAGGAGCGGctgcgacgaagaaaactcTTCGATGATCCCGTCACCTCTGTATATAATCGCACTTCTTCATTGgattcgccgccgtccgGAGACAGTTCCGGCGAAGTGGTGatggcggcgtcgtcgcctcgacgTAAGGTGTCACGACCGCGTAATCGTCATAAGTTGTAG
- the LOC136197087 gene encoding protein Jade-1-like isoform X1 encodes MSSGTRDSLMLTPVTENGKKPAEVFRKDFISAMKLSDAHLLPRSDYFLLTDPWKLEWERGVQVCVNEDSLPQKGKLKRKIGPFVESAAAKKCRGVGEFKMPKNKLKWKAKLFKSSTPTYDIDVTDASWLRRKPEISHETFERAMTALEINCHKNLIDTIATEEELGIEYDASVVCDVCREPDSEDGNEMIFCDSCNVCVHQACYGVRVIPEGNWLCRPCANFQSDPHCVLCPNSGGAFKPIKFKRQWCHVSCALWIPEVGVGNVDRMEPITKIEMIPPSRWNLVCVLCKERSGACIQCSVKSCTTSYHVTCAMKKGLAMKTVLIPGAEPPGNCVEHISHCPKHSSSSSPSSSSPSSSSSQSSQIENEDTNIRKTRLQCLQEKFYDLVSIDDIKKATFVSDDVATSLLTYWKLKRIATKHPLLELPDPQKEADKRKKRNQQREIHPGVSDSFRATLEQEDKIDLEKFLTLRTDMEKARNLTYMLVRRERVKRSLSKSRQAVIVKQSEIACREAQRREEEEAIAAAAAAAAAAAAAAAEAAAAAAETLKLPPPGKGKRRRRRRRRRHTSGGGGNVSSAAKIVCRHESLPPRDPLEATLSEDEEDHEVTIKSRPSCAHIPEAARRLRDSSLAAGALARGHTWTSLKAITARLELKQSCILEENRESEPSIDFSDVLDSVSEETANPLSSWMTALEKAFDEYKDSIIPTNSEVSTKILYCLEDELERLLRYTFPKQAGPLLRKFRLKKERLRRRKLFDDPVTSVYNRTSSLDSPPSGDSSGEVVMAASSPRRKVSRPRNRHKL; translated from the exons ATGTCGTCTGGGACGCGCGACTCGCTCATGTTGACGCCCGTGACAGAGAACGGCAAAAAGCCGGCGGAg GTTTTCCGCAAGGACTTTATTAGCGCAATGAAACTATCTGATGCACACTTGCTACCACGAAGTGACTATTTCCTTCTCACTGATCCATGGAAACTTGAATGGGAAAGAGGCGTTCAG GTGTGCGTCAATGAAGACAGTCTTCCACAGAAAGG aaaactaaaaaggaaaattgGACCTTTTGTTgaatccgccgccgccaaaaAATGCAGGGGCGTGGGCgaatttaaaat GCCAAAGAACAAATTAAAATGGAAAGCCAAACTATTCAAGTCCTCTACGCCCACCTATgatattgacgtcacagacgCCTCTTGGCTTAGAAGAAAAC CTGAAATCAGCCATGAAACATTCGAAAGAGCAATGACAGCTTTAGAGATAAac TGTCACAAGAACTTGATTGATACAATTGCAACGGAAGAGGAACTTGGCATAGAATACGATGCCAGCGTTGTATGTGACGTATGCAGAGAG CCGGACAGTGAAGATGGCAATGAAATGATCTTCTGTGACTCCTGCAATGTTTGCGTTCATCAG gcgtGCTATGGGGTTCGTGTTATCCCTGAAGGCAATTGGCTTTGTCGTCCCTGTGCCAATTTTCAATCTGATCCTCATTGTGTTTTGTGTCCCAATTCAGGCGGCGCTTTTAAGCCAATCAA ATTTAAACGTCAATGGTGTCACGTGAGTTGTGCACTATGGATCCCGGAAGTGGGCGTGGGCAACGTGGACAGAATGGAACCCATaacaaaaattgaaatgaTTCCA CCAAGTCGCTGGAATCTCGTCTGTGTCTTGTGCAAAGAACGCAGTGGAGCGTGCATACAGTGCTCCGTCAAGAGCTGTACCACGTCATACCACGTAACGTGCGCTATGAAGAAAGGACTCGCCATGAAGACGGTTTTAATTCCGGGAGCAGAACCACCCGGAAATTGCGTTGAACACATT tctCACTGTCCTAAAcattcatcatcatcatcaccatcatcttcttctccttcttcttcttccagcCAATCATcacaaattgaaaatgaagatACAAATATCAGAAAGACAAG ACTTCAGTGTTTGCAGGAAAAGTTCTACGATTTAGTTTCTATTGATGACATCAAAAAGGCTACTTTTGTGTCCGATGACGTTGCAACGTCACTCCTCACTTATTGGAAGCTAAAACGAATT GCTACAAAACATCCTCTTCTCGAACTTCCGGATCCTCAAAAGGAAGCcgacaaaagaaagaaacgaaatcaG CAGAGGGAAATTCATCCGGGCGTGTCGGATTCTTTCCGCGCCACTCTCGAACAAGAAGACAAAATCGATTTGGAGAAATTTCTCACGCTGAGAACAGACATGGAAAAA GCTCGCAATCTTACGTACATGTTGGTTCGACGCGAAAGAGTCAAACGTTCCTTGTCCAAATCACGCCAAGCCGTCATTGTCAAGCAAAGTGAAATTGCGTGTAGAGAAGCTCAAAGAagggaggaagaggaagcgattgctgccgccgccgccgccgctgcagccgccgccgcagcagcCGCAGAGGCTGCAGCCGCCGCAGCCGAAACACTCAAACTTCCGCCGCctggaaaaggaaaacgacgacggcgacgacggcgacgacggcacacaagcggcggaggcggaaaTGTATCCTCCGCTGCTAAAATTGTCTGTCGTCACGAATCCCTTCCACCACGTGATCCACTTGAAGCGACACTtagtgaagacgaagaagatcaTGAAGTGACAATAAAGAGTCGTCCTAGTTGTGCACACATTCCTGAAGCAGCGCGACGTTTGAGAGACTCTTCTCTCGCCGCAG GTGCGTTGGCCAGAGGACACACGTGGACGTCATTGAAAGCAATCACAGCTCGACTAGAATTAAAACAGTCGTGTATTTTGGAGGAGAATAGGGAAT CTGAGCCTTCAATTGATTTCTCAGACGTCCTA GACTCCGTGTCCGAAGAAACAGCCAATCCGCTCTCATCATGGATGACAGCTCTAGAAAAG GCATTCGACGAATACAAAGACTCCATTATTCCCACAAATTCAGAAGTTTCCACGAAGATTCTCTACTGCCTCGAAG atGAACTGGAACGCCTGTTGCGCTACACGTTCCCCAAGCAAGCGGGTCCCCTTCTGCGTAAATTTCGTCTAAAGAAGGAGCGGctgcgacgaagaaaactcTTCGATGATCCCGTCACCTCTGTATATAATCGCACTTCTTCATTGgattcgccgccgtccgGAGACAGTTCCGGCGAAGTGGTGatggcggcgtcgtcgcctcgacgTAAGGTGTCACGACCGCGTAATCGTCATAAGTTGTAG
- the LOC136197167 gene encoding DNA replication complex GINS protein SLD5-like, whose product MSSLAAEEEAITASEVLMQLEKAWTNEMLAPELLEAKPELVECMMEQLSEMEENIRRVKKGDFVASLHQLEIERIRFVVASYLRTRLKKIETHYVILLEKSQKLLSVDELAYAKEYARNIEKLFDGLALRRMPSNLRNLDGDKLAVMPNDDAYVFFRVLRRCNEVAAEEDEVPVDLERGSQHIMRYRPVASLLADNSILLL is encoded by the coding sequence ATGTCTTCGTTGGCGGCCGAAGAAGAGGCGATTACGGCAAGCGAAGTGCTTATGCAGCTCGAGAAGGCATGGACGAACGAAATGCTGGCGCCAGAGTTGCTCGAAGCGAAGCCGGAGCTTGTCGAGTGCATGATGGAGCAATTGAGCGAAATGGAAGAGAATATTCGACGCgtgaaaaaaggcgatttcgtcgcgagtCTTCACCAactcgaaatcgaacgaatACGATTCGTCGTGGCGAGTTATTTGCGAACTCgcttgaaaaaaatcgaaacaCATTACGTCATCCTTCTCGAAAAATCGCAGAAATTGTTATCAGTCGACGAGTTAGCGTACGCTAAAGAATACGCGCGTAACATCGAGAAGCTATTCGATGGACTCGCCTTGCGTCGAATGCCGAGTAATCTTCGAAATTTAGATGGGGATAAATTGGCTGTGATGCCAAATGACGACGcttacgttttctttcgcgtcTTGCGTCGATGCAATgaggtggcggcggaggaagaTGAAGTGCCCGTCGATTTGGAACGTGGCTCACAACATATTATGAGATATAGGCCCGTTGCTTCGTTACTTGCTGACAATTCTATTTTATTGCTATGA
- the LOC136197103 gene encoding polyadenylation and cleavage factor homolog 11-like isoform X2, with translation MRIFVSKMSDADEFMKEYASSLENLAINSKPIINDLTILADENRSAAPGIVRTIEARLNQVQGKRKMPILYLLDSITKNVGGRYIEIFSQNLVSTFCTVFEQADDQMRRDLYKLRQTWGPYFPPKKLYTIDVRVNGMDSNWPITAASGSIHVNPKFLSAKDEPSPPPPPSSSSSSHRRHSPHSPPPPRRIVEVVERPPQPPKRNRHHDVIGRGARDPNPNRRERDSQSKRRRLNDADAADGLASSYHRPSQQRLASPQLSDEHQSSILRHLLLMPSERLLDNEHFVLSQAQRLLEMGGLSDKDTQRLYRLLKELHQQQQEREEQRMLQGRLAPPLAPSSSPSPLPLARPALLPNPSEINVLPPPPLPSQERHPPPPDVSEPAAPPIVVIESGPGPRRLIDPAEEETLIRRHQEIRRQEEEVLRRQREEEIAWQKRQDELARLQQKRTESQKLDKRPSPQPPPSSRPATSNASVNKATNASDLAEKVRPHMATTVTDLFQKLLQSGILTQAQATSSSSSNQRKIGAAERLPLPPIRLVLTELKEPIAAVIESLHAGQQCSSCGLRFIGAKSGEYDAHLDWHFKMNRREKTNKMASRQWMIPADDWTKFIDYDKLEDTARSTVFDMELEEAKPKEEKVISCPVLSDEDEVCPICNESFEQFFHEESDEWHFKDAIRLDNQVYHVSCHEDAAKEPSQS, from the exons ATGCGCATTTTTGTTTCTAAGATgtccgacgccgacgagttTATGAAGGAGTACGCGAGTTCGCTGGAGAATTTGGCAATCAACTCGAAGCCAATCATCAACGATCTCACCATTCTAGCCGATGAGAACCGAAGCGCAGCGCCTGGGATCGTCCGCACAATAGAAGCTCGTCTAAACCAA GTTCAAGGCAAACGAAAAATGCCTATTCTCTACTTACTTGACTCGATAACGAAAAACGTGGGCGGTCGATATATAGAAATATTTAGTCAGAATTTAGTATCGACGTTTTGCACCGTTTTTGAGCAG GCTGACGATCAGATGCGTCGCGATTTATACAAATTGAGACAGACGTGGGGCCCTTATTTTCCACCCAAGAAACTGTATACAATTGACGTACGGGTGAACGGTATGGACTCCAATTGGCCAATCACTGCCGCCTCGGGGTCGATTCACGTCAACCCTAAATTCCTTTCAGCTAAG GACGAAccctctcctcctcctcctccttcttcttcttcttcttctcatcgtcgtcactccCCTCActctcctccccctcctcgACGAATTGTTGAGGTTGTGGAACGGCCCCCGCAGCCCCCGAAACGAAATAGAcatcatgacgtcatagggAGAGGTGCTAGAGACCCGAACCCTAATAGACGTGAACGTGATTCACAGAGCAAGAGACGAAGACTAAATGATGCTGATGCAGCTGATGGATTAGCATCATCCTATCATCGGCCGTCGCAGCAGCGATTGGCTTCGCCTCAGCTGAGTGACGAGCATCAGTCGTCGATTTTACGCCATCTCTTGCTTATGCCGTCTGAACGTCTTCTTGACAATGAGCATTTTGTGTTGAGTCAG GCGCAACGATTGTTAGAAATGGGAGGTTTGTCCGACAAAGACACGCAGCGTCTCTATCGTCTTTTGAAGGAATTGCATCAGCAACAACAGGAACGCGAAGAGCAGAGAATGTTGCAAGGTCGTCTTGCTCCCCCTCTtgctccttcttcttctccttctcctcttccgctTGCGAGGCCCGCCCTTCTTCCCAATCCTTCTGAAATCAACGTTTTACCACCGCCGCCCCTTCCTTCACAAGAACGTCATCCGCCGCCACCTGACGTGTCTGAACCGGCGGCACCACCAATTGTCGTCATTGAGAGTGGGCCAGGGCCAAGACGACTGATTGATCccgccgaagaagaaacgttgaTTCGTCGGCATCAGGAAATCAGACGGCAAGAGGAGGAAGTCctacgacgacaacgagagGAAGAGATAGCGTGGCAAAAGAGACAGGATGAACTTGCGCGTCTGCAACAGAAACGAACGGAAAGTCAAAAATTGGACAAACGACCTTCTCCACAACCACCACCATCATCTAGACCAGCAACTTCCAATGCATCTGTTAATAAGGCTACCAATGCTTCTG ATCTTGCTGAAAAGGTTCGGCCTCACATGGCCACAACTGTAACAGATCTTTTTCAGAAGCTCCTTCAGTCGGGAATTCTGACGCAAGCACAAgctacgtcatcgtcgtcgtccaatcAGCGGAAAATTGGAGCGGCTGAGCGACTTCCGCTTCCACCaattcgtctcgttctcACTGAATTGAAAGA GCCTATTGCTGCTGTTATTGAATCGCTTCATGCTGGACAGCAATGTTCGTCGTGTGGACTGCGTTTTATTGGCGCAAAATCCGGAGAATATGATGCTCATTTGGATTGGCACTTCAAGATgaacagaagagaaaaaacgaataaGATGGCATCGAGACAGTGGATGATACCGGCTGAC GATTGGACAAAGTTTATTGATTATGATAAACTCGAGGATACGG ctCGAAGTACGGTCTTTGACATGGAgctcgaagaagcgaaaccgaaagaagagaaggttATTAGCTGTCCCGTACTATCGGATGAAGACGAG GTGTGCCCCATTTGCAATGAGTCGTTTGAGCAATTTTTTCACGAGGAATCCGACGAGTGGCATTTCAAGGATGCAATTCGCCTTGACAATCAG GTGTACCACGTAAGTTGTCATGAAGACGCCGCAAAG gAACCAAGTCAGAGTTGA
- the LOC136197103 gene encoding polyadenylation and cleavage factor homolog 11-like isoform X1, producing MRIFVSKMSDADEFMKEYASSLENLAINSKPIINDLTILADENRSAAPGIVRTIEARLNQVQGKRKMPILYLLDSITKNVGGRYIEIFSQNLVSTFCTVFEQADDQMRRDLYKLRQTWGPYFPPKKLYTIDVRVNGMDSNWPITAASGSIHVNPKFLSAKDEPSPPPPPSSSSSSHRRHSPHSPPPPRRIVEVVERPPQPPKRNRHHDVIGRGARDPNPNRRERDSQSKRRRLNDADAADGLASSYHRPSQQRLASPQLSDEHQSSILRHLLLMPSERLLDNEHFVLSQAQRLLEMGGLSDKDTQRLYRLLKELHQQQQEREEQRMLQGRLAPPLAPSSSPSPLPLARPALLPNPSEINVLPPPPLPSQERHPPPPDVSEPAAPPIVVIESGPGPRRLIDPAEEETLIRRHQEIRRQEEEVLRRQREEEIAWQKRQDELARLQQKRTESQKLDKRPSPQPPPSSRPATSNASVNKATNASDLAEKVRPHMATTVTDLFQKLLQSGILTQAQATSSSSSNQRKIGAAERLPLPPIRLVLTELKEPIAAVIESLHAGQQCSSCGLRFIGAKSGEYDAHLDWHFKMNRREKTNKMASRQWMIPADDWTKFIDYDKLEDTARSTVFDMELEEAKPKEEKVISCPVLSDEDEVCPICNESFEQFFHEESDEWHFKDAIRLDNQVYHVSCHEDAAKVRTMGLVYCDPHTY from the exons ATGCGCATTTTTGTTTCTAAGATgtccgacgccgacgagttTATGAAGGAGTACGCGAGTTCGCTGGAGAATTTGGCAATCAACTCGAAGCCAATCATCAACGATCTCACCATTCTAGCCGATGAGAACCGAAGCGCAGCGCCTGGGATCGTCCGCACAATAGAAGCTCGTCTAAACCAA GTTCAAGGCAAACGAAAAATGCCTATTCTCTACTTACTTGACTCGATAACGAAAAACGTGGGCGGTCGATATATAGAAATATTTAGTCAGAATTTAGTATCGACGTTTTGCACCGTTTTTGAGCAG GCTGACGATCAGATGCGTCGCGATTTATACAAATTGAGACAGACGTGGGGCCCTTATTTTCCACCCAAGAAACTGTATACAATTGACGTACGGGTGAACGGTATGGACTCCAATTGGCCAATCACTGCCGCCTCGGGGTCGATTCACGTCAACCCTAAATTCCTTTCAGCTAAG GACGAAccctctcctcctcctcctccttcttcttcttcttcttctcatcgtcgtcactccCCTCActctcctccccctcctcgACGAATTGTTGAGGTTGTGGAACGGCCCCCGCAGCCCCCGAAACGAAATAGAcatcatgacgtcatagggAGAGGTGCTAGAGACCCGAACCCTAATAGACGTGAACGTGATTCACAGAGCAAGAGACGAAGACTAAATGATGCTGATGCAGCTGATGGATTAGCATCATCCTATCATCGGCCGTCGCAGCAGCGATTGGCTTCGCCTCAGCTGAGTGACGAGCATCAGTCGTCGATTTTACGCCATCTCTTGCTTATGCCGTCTGAACGTCTTCTTGACAATGAGCATTTTGTGTTGAGTCAG GCGCAACGATTGTTAGAAATGGGAGGTTTGTCCGACAAAGACACGCAGCGTCTCTATCGTCTTTTGAAGGAATTGCATCAGCAACAACAGGAACGCGAAGAGCAGAGAATGTTGCAAGGTCGTCTTGCTCCCCCTCTtgctccttcttcttctccttctcctcttccgctTGCGAGGCCCGCCCTTCTTCCCAATCCTTCTGAAATCAACGTTTTACCACCGCCGCCCCTTCCTTCACAAGAACGTCATCCGCCGCCACCTGACGTGTCTGAACCGGCGGCACCACCAATTGTCGTCATTGAGAGTGGGCCAGGGCCAAGACGACTGATTGATCccgccgaagaagaaacgttgaTTCGTCGGCATCAGGAAATCAGACGGCAAGAGGAGGAAGTCctacgacgacaacgagagGAAGAGATAGCGTGGCAAAAGAGACAGGATGAACTTGCGCGTCTGCAACAGAAACGAACGGAAAGTCAAAAATTGGACAAACGACCTTCTCCACAACCACCACCATCATCTAGACCAGCAACTTCCAATGCATCTGTTAATAAGGCTACCAATGCTTCTG ATCTTGCTGAAAAGGTTCGGCCTCACATGGCCACAACTGTAACAGATCTTTTTCAGAAGCTCCTTCAGTCGGGAATTCTGACGCAAGCACAAgctacgtcatcgtcgtcgtccaatcAGCGGAAAATTGGAGCGGCTGAGCGACTTCCGCTTCCACCaattcgtctcgttctcACTGAATTGAAAGA GCCTATTGCTGCTGTTATTGAATCGCTTCATGCTGGACAGCAATGTTCGTCGTGTGGACTGCGTTTTATTGGCGCAAAATCCGGAGAATATGATGCTCATTTGGATTGGCACTTCAAGATgaacagaagagaaaaaacgaataaGATGGCATCGAGACAGTGGATGATACCGGCTGAC GATTGGACAAAGTTTATTGATTATGATAAACTCGAGGATACGG ctCGAAGTACGGTCTTTGACATGGAgctcgaagaagcgaaaccgaaagaagagaaggttATTAGCTGTCCCGTACTATCGGATGAAGACGAG GTGTGCCCCATTTGCAATGAGTCGTTTGAGCAATTTTTTCACGAGGAATCCGACGAGTGGCATTTCAAGGATGCAATTCGCCTTGACAATCAG GTGTACCACGTAAGTTGTCATGAAGACGCCGCAAAGGTACGTACTATGGGGCTAGTATACTGTGACCCACACACCTACTGA